A region from the Cellvibrio sp. PSBB006 genome encodes:
- a CDS encoding efflux RND transporter permease subunit gives MIDRIIQWSLNNRLLVLVGAAALLCWGGWTAIKTPIDVFPDLTAPAVTIVAEAHGMPPEDVELLVTHPIETAMNGAVGVRRVRSNTGVGNAVITIEFEWGTDIYRARQIVAEKLQGTLASLPADLPPPQLAPVSSIMGEIMFIALHSESHDEMTLKTTADWVVRRRVLAIPGVAEVIPIGGETRQYQVIAKPERLAAYGVTLDQVKQATAAASRNASAGFVTDNDQEFLIQGIGRVADIRSLEQALVVTREGIPVVIRDLAEVRIGPAPRRGTAAYKGQPAVVLGIQKQPGVNTLALSERLEAVFADLQKTLPDGMRIETNAFRQADFITTAVDNLSVALRDGAILVVAIMFVFLFSARATGIALLAIPLSLLVAVLTIRWLGGSINTMTLGGMAIALGALVDDAIIVVENIVKRLRENHLKPADQQQTSLAVVFAATREIEGSIVFATLIIILVFLPLFFLSGVEGRLLQPLGLAYVVALAASLLVAVTVTPVLCLLGLPGTQTVREDHDTRLIRWLKAGYRPLLDHALLYWRWVVGASVVLLIAALASLALAGRGFLPEFNEGSLTLSVVTLPGTALDTSDRIGREVEALLLAQPEVVATARRTGRAELDPHAQQVFASEIDVTLKMQDRTKDELLADLRQSFARLPGTNVIIGQPISHRIDHMLSGTRANIAIKIFGEDLAELRRLGGQVESLAAAIPGAVDVAMEEQSEIPFISVSFDRPALANYGLTMAEAAESLETAFIGTTVGRILEGQTSVDLVVRLPVSAGDNIETLRQTLLTLPSGALVPFSALADIRYNRGPNTIGRENVQRKLVVMANVAERDLISVVNDIRAAIDTDVSLPTGYHIEYGGQFESAEAANTRLLLLGAAVIVGIFFLLMTAFNSARDASLVMLNLPLALIGGVVGVWLSGGIVTVAAIIGFITLFGIATRNGVILIDHIGRLMRDEGLDIDSAIRRGAEERLIPILMTALATALALVPLVLAAGESGSEIQSPMAVVILWGLISSTALNMLVVPVVYRWLGRPATTETHQ, from the coding sequence ATGATTGATCGCATAATCCAATGGTCGCTGAATAACCGTTTGCTGGTGCTGGTCGGTGCGGCGGCACTGCTGTGCTGGGGCGGCTGGACGGCCATAAAAACGCCGATCGATGTATTTCCTGATCTTACCGCCCCGGCCGTGACCATCGTTGCCGAAGCCCATGGCATGCCGCCGGAAGATGTCGAGTTACTCGTGACTCACCCCATCGAAACCGCCATGAACGGCGCCGTGGGTGTCCGCCGGGTACGCTCGAATACCGGCGTGGGCAACGCTGTCATCACCATTGAATTTGAATGGGGTACCGATATTTACCGGGCGCGGCAGATCGTGGCCGAGAAACTGCAAGGTACGCTGGCCAGCCTGCCCGCCGACTTGCCGCCCCCCCAGCTCGCACCGGTTTCCTCCATCATGGGCGAGATCATGTTTATCGCCCTGCATTCTGAATCCCACGATGAGATGACCCTGAAAACCACCGCCGACTGGGTGGTGCGCCGCCGCGTGCTGGCGATCCCCGGCGTGGCAGAAGTCATTCCCATTGGTGGCGAGACTCGCCAGTATCAGGTCATCGCCAAGCCCGAGCGGTTAGCCGCCTACGGCGTTACCCTCGATCAGGTCAAACAGGCCACTGCCGCCGCCAGCCGCAACGCCTCAGCGGGGTTTGTGACGGACAATGACCAGGAATTTCTGATTCAGGGGATCGGACGAGTAGCGGATATCCGCTCACTGGAACAAGCATTGGTCGTAACGCGCGAGGGCATACCGGTCGTCATTCGCGATCTCGCAGAGGTCCGTATCGGCCCCGCGCCGCGCCGCGGAACTGCGGCTTACAAAGGGCAACCGGCTGTGGTGTTGGGCATCCAGAAACAGCCGGGCGTAAACACGCTGGCGTTAAGCGAACGACTGGAAGCTGTGTTTGCGGATTTGCAAAAAACCTTACCCGACGGCATGCGTATTGAAACCAACGCGTTCCGCCAGGCAGATTTTATTACCACGGCGGTGGATAACCTCAGCGTGGCCCTGCGCGACGGCGCCATACTGGTCGTCGCCATCATGTTCGTCTTTTTATTCAGCGCTCGCGCCACCGGCATTGCCTTGCTGGCCATTCCGCTGTCCTTGCTGGTCGCGGTGCTCACCATCCGCTGGCTGGGTGGCAGTATCAACACCATGACCCTCGGCGGCATGGCGATTGCGCTCGGTGCCTTGGTGGATGACGCCATCATCGTGGTGGAAAATATCGTCAAACGCCTGCGTGAAAACCATCTCAAACCGGCAGATCAACAACAAACCTCGCTGGCCGTGGTATTCGCCGCGACCCGCGAAATTGAAGGTTCTATTGTTTTTGCCACGCTGATAATCATCCTGGTTTTTCTACCGCTATTTTTCCTCAGCGGCGTTGAAGGACGGTTACTGCAACCATTGGGTCTGGCTTATGTGGTGGCGCTCGCAGCCTCCTTGTTAGTCGCCGTGACCGTCACGCCGGTGCTGTGTCTACTGGGTTTACCGGGCACGCAGACAGTGCGCGAGGACCACGACACCCGTCTGATTCGCTGGCTGAAAGCGGGCTATCGCCCATTGCTTGACCATGCGCTCCTGTATTGGCGGTGGGTCGTGGGTGCGTCGGTGGTGTTATTGATAGCCGCGCTGGCCTCGCTGGCTTTGGCGGGACGCGGCTTTTTGCCGGAGTTTAATGAAGGCAGCCTGACACTCAGCGTCGTGACCCTGCCCGGAACGGCACTGGACACCTCGGACAGAATCGGCCGCGAAGTGGAGGCACTCTTGCTGGCACAACCGGAAGTTGTCGCAACGGCGCGCCGCACCGGTCGTGCAGAACTCGATCCCCACGCCCAACAAGTCTTCGCCTCGGAGATTGATGTCACACTGAAGATGCAAGATCGGACGAAAGACGAACTGCTGGCGGATTTGCGCCAATCCTTTGCCCGGCTGCCCGGCACCAACGTCATCATTGGCCAACCCATCTCCCACCGCATCGACCACATGCTCTCCGGTACCCGTGCCAATATTGCGATCAAGATTTTTGGGGAAGACCTGGCCGAACTGCGACGCCTTGGCGGTCAAGTGGAATCCCTGGCGGCGGCCATTCCCGGCGCGGTGGATGTGGCCATGGAAGAGCAAAGTGAAATTCCGTTCATCAGCGTAAGCTTTGATCGCCCGGCACTTGCCAACTATGGGCTGACGATGGCAGAGGCGGCTGAATCCCTGGAAACCGCGTTTATCGGCACGACGGTAGGCCGCATCCTGGAAGGCCAAACCAGTGTTGACCTGGTGGTTCGCCTGCCCGTATCCGCTGGAGACAATATCGAAACCCTGCGGCAAACACTGTTGACGCTACCATCCGGCGCACTGGTGCCCTTTTCCGCACTGGCAGACATTCGTTACAACCGTGGCCCCAACACCATTGGGCGTGAGAATGTTCAACGCAAACTGGTGGTAATGGCCAATGTAGCCGAGCGGGATCTTATCAGTGTGGTGAACGATATCCGCGCCGCCATCGACACCGATGTCAGCTTACCCACGGGTTATCACATTGAGTACGGCGGTCAGTTTGAAAGCGCGGAAGCCGCCAACACGCGCTTATTGCTGCTCGGCGCGGCCGTTATTGTCGGCATCTTTTTCCTGTTGATGACGGCCTTTAATTCCGCGCGCGATGCCAGTCTGGTCATGCTTAACCTGCCCCTGGCGCTGATCGGTGGCGTGGTGGGTGTCTGGCTATCGGGCGGCATCGTGACCGTCGCGGCCATCATCGGCTTCATCACCTTGTTCGGCATCGCTACGCGCAACGGCGTGATCCTGATCGATCACATCGGCCGTCTGATGCGCGATGAAGGTCTGGATATAGACAGCGCCATTCGGCGCGGCGCCGAAGAACGGTTGATCCCGATCCTGATGACAGCCCTGGCGACAGCGCTGGCGTTGGTGCCCCTGGTATTGGCTGCTGGTGAGTCGGGCAGCGAAATTCAGTCGCCTATGGCGGTGGTGATTCTGTGGGGATTAATCAGTTCTACAGCCTTGAACATGTTGGTCGTCCCGGTGGTGTACCGCTGGTTGGGCCGACCTGCAACGACGGAGACACATCAATGA
- a CDS encoding efflux RND transporter periplasmic adaptor subunit encodes MTIKPLGLALSALLLLSACADHEQADPHDHAGDTALVYTHYTEASELFVEFPPLVVGHSARLLAHFTNLADYSPVTHGTVDAALQKDGNTLARFRVSAPTRDGLFTPTVTPRDAGTFNLIVTLRHDGQTAIHDLGPVTVFPSADAVDVHQPEPEGDISYLKEQQWQNPFATSLASHQPLRPSVPGYAEVMAPADAGADIPAPADGYMAAIDLIRAGDTVASGDVLGYLVPRLGEGADLGEARVALQRARSQLQLSEQELQRTRNLVTQGAIPERRLQEAQQTYAIAQAEWKAAQARIEQRQSGNQQAGLALRAPVAGEVIEVRAQPGAFVRAGERVFRIAAPDRRWLHVQIPEHLATDLHTASGAWFELPRQDSRLLDESTGAKVVQVMTAIEPVTRTAGITLEYPSTAGPTLIGSRFTAQVYIGAPEQRLAIPRSALVDDGGQQVVYVQSSGETFARRPVQTGVIDGPQVEVVAGIQAGERVVSRGAYYVKLASAGGDEIGHGHAH; translated from the coding sequence ATGACCATTAAACCTCTGGGCCTGGCGCTCTCGGCATTGCTGCTGTTGAGCGCTTGCGCCGACCACGAGCAGGCTGATCCTCATGATCACGCCGGAGACACGGCGCTGGTCTATACCCATTACACCGAGGCAAGCGAACTGTTTGTCGAGTTTCCGCCCTTGGTGGTGGGGCACAGCGCGCGCTTGCTGGCTCATTTCACCAACCTGGCTGACTACTCCCCGGTCACCCATGGCACCGTTGATGCAGCGTTGCAGAAAGATGGCAATACGCTGGCCCGCTTTCGTGTCAGTGCACCGACACGCGACGGATTGTTTACACCCACGGTGACGCCGCGCGATGCCGGGACGTTTAACCTGATAGTGACGTTACGACATGACGGACAAACAGCAATCCATGATCTCGGTCCGGTCACTGTTTTTCCGTCGGCCGACGCCGTGGATGTTCACCAGCCGGAACCCGAGGGCGACATCAGTTATTTGAAAGAACAACAGTGGCAAAATCCATTCGCCACAAGTCTGGCCAGCCATCAACCCCTGCGCCCCTCGGTGCCCGGCTACGCTGAAGTCATGGCGCCGGCGGACGCGGGCGCCGATATTCCCGCACCCGCCGATGGGTATATGGCGGCAATCGACCTGATCCGCGCTGGTGACACGGTAGCGTCCGGCGATGTACTCGGCTATCTGGTCCCGCGACTTGGCGAAGGCGCCGACCTGGGCGAGGCCCGTGTCGCCCTGCAACGTGCACGCAGCCAGTTACAGTTGAGCGAGCAAGAGCTTCAACGCACCCGAAACCTGGTCACGCAAGGTGCAATTCCCGAACGTCGCCTGCAAGAAGCACAACAGACCTATGCCATTGCCCAGGCAGAGTGGAAAGCAGCACAAGCGCGCATCGAACAGCGCCAGAGCGGCAATCAGCAGGCCGGTCTGGCGCTACGTGCCCCCGTCGCTGGAGAGGTGATCGAGGTGCGCGCACAACCCGGCGCGTTTGTGCGTGCCGGTGAACGCGTCTTCCGTATCGCCGCACCGGACCGGCGCTGGCTGCACGTCCAGATACCGGAACACCTCGCGACAGATCTGCATACCGCCAGCGGTGCCTGGTTTGAATTGCCCCGTCAGGACAGCCGTTTACTTGACGAAAGCACCGGCGCGAAGGTTGTGCAGGTCATGACCGCTATCGAACCGGTGACCCGTACCGCCGGTATTACCCTCGAATATCCCAGTACCGCCGGCCCCACCCTGATCGGTAGCCGCTTCACCGCCCAGGTCTATATCGGCGCACCCGAACAACGCCTTGCCATTCCGCGCTCAGCTCTGGTTGATGACGGTGGCCAGCAGGTGGTTTACGTGCAAAGCAGTGGTGAAACCTTCGCCCGCCGTCCGGTGCAAACCGGCGTCATCGACGGGCCACAAGTCGAGGTGGTAGCTGGTATCCAGGCCGGGGAGCGCGTGGTCAGCCGCGGTGCTTACTACGTCAAGCTCGCGTCCGCCGGGGGCGACGAAATCGGCCACGGCCATGCGCATTAA
- a CDS encoding DUF3147 family protein, with amino-acid sequence MSWIITKYLITAGLVVLISETAKRSDKLGALIASLPLVTVLTLIWLYVEQQPATKIADHAWYTFWYVVPTLPMFLLFPMLLTRFGFWLALVSSACITMVCFGLFALLLRRFGIVLW; translated from the coding sequence ATGAGCTGGATCATCACCAAATATTTGATCACAGCCGGGCTTGTTGTTCTGATTTCCGAGACCGCCAAACGCAGTGATAAGTTAGGCGCGCTGATCGCATCACTGCCTCTGGTGACGGTGCTGACATTAATCTGGTTGTACGTCGAACAACAACCAGCCACCAAAATCGCCGATCATGCGTGGTACACGTTTTGGTATGTAGTACCTACCCTGCCGATGTTTTTACTGTTCCCGATGTTGTTAACACGCTTTGGTTTTTGGCTCGCGCTAGTGAGTTCTGCGTGCATCACCATGGTGTGTTTCGGTCTTTTCGCATTATTGTTGCGGCGTTTCGGCATTGTGCTTTGGTAG